From a single Chondrocystis sp. NIES-4102 genomic region:
- a CDS encoding transposase gives MRTMNHAVFELHYHLTLQVKYRHELITDEILIRMESIFRDTLNKWRCSMLEFSGEKDRVHILFEAHPSLNLSQLIANLKTVNSRLIRKEFASYLSKWFWKPYFWSLSYGIKTVSRGADMDVIVKYIQQQERPQPVEPQS, from the coding sequence ATGAGAACGATGAATCACGCTGTTTTTGAGCTGCATTATCATCTTACTTTACAGGTTAAGTACAGGCACGAACTGATTACTGATGAGATTTTAATTAGAATGGAGTCTATATTCAGAGATACTTTAAACAAGTGGCGTTGTTCGATGCTGGAATTTTCGGGGGAAAAAGATCGCGTACATATTTTGTTTGAGGCTCATCCGTCGCTAAATTTGTCTCAACTAATAGCTAATTTGAAAACTGTTAACTCTAGGCTAATTAGAAAAGAGTTTGCTAGCTATCTATCTAAATGGTTTTGGAAGCCTTATTTTTGGTCGCTAAGTTACGGCATTAAAACTGTTTCCCGTGGCGCAGATATGGATGTTATTGTGAAATATATTCAGCAGCAAGAGCGTCCTCAACCTGTTGAACCGCAAAGTTAA